Proteins encoded by one window of Lates calcarifer isolate ASB-BC8 linkage group LG5, TLL_Latcal_v3, whole genome shotgun sequence:
- the LOC108896473 gene encoding mucin-5AC isoform X8 produces MEHQHHQGFTTMDTSAATTTATPPPEPKIKLGFKLEETFKPQLTNKSSPEFKELEDKVTTALNAVYSEKFGSSFNRTIIKSFSQGSVVVDAELIFNNVTMLPNGSSAAQTLQDAVSSSNFSLSVNATSITAAVVLAPTQAPATVAPSTLMSTTPTTVNATSTPVNMTSPPLNTTSPPLNATSPLVNPTLPPFNATSAPVNMTSPPLNATSPPVNMSSPPPNATSPPVNMTSPPLNATSPLVNPTLPPFNATSTPLNMTSQSLNATSPLVNPTLPPFNATSTPVNMTSPPLNATSPSLNATSPPVNMTSPPLNATSPLVNPTSPPVNMTSPPLNATSPPVNMTSPPLNATSPLVNPTSPPVNTTSPPLNATSPLVNPTSPPVNMTSPPLNATSPPVNMTSPPLNATSPLVNPTSPPVNTTSPPLNATSPPVNMTSPPLNATSPSLNATSPPVNMTSPPLNATSPSLNATLPPVNMTSPPLNATSPPVNMTSPPLNPTSPLVNPTSPPLNATSPLVNPTSPPVNATSPPVNPTSPPLNMTTPPVSATLPPPVTTIQFPGNASSPPVNGTSAPPRITTMGTSAATTTATLPPEPKIKLGFKLEETFKPQLTNKSSPEFKELEDKVTTALNAVYSEKFGSSFNRTIIKSFSQGSVVVDAELIFNNVTMLPNGSSVAQTLQDAVSSSNFSLSVNATSITAAVVLAPTQAPATVAPSTLMSTTPTTVNATSTPVNMTSPPLNATSPSLNATSPPVNMTSPPLNATSPLVNPTSPPVNMTSPPLNTTSPPVNMTSPPLNATSPLVNPTSPPVNMTSPPLNTTSPPVNITSPPLNATSPLVNPTSPPVNVTSPPLNATSPPVSTMSPLGNATSQPITGTSAQPVITTVITTQTTTDAPSAESKIMLGFKLKQTFTKQLANQSSDEFKALANKVKRTLDDVYSKQYGSRFLRSEINSFSEGSVVVNAELIFQNASSVPENSAVANVLAEAASNSSNFSIPLNVTSIVATRISTPTAAPTSVPTMPITSAAVNATAAPSAAPNATTVLTTVPTAAPNVTAPPTAAPNATAAPTAASTAAPTTSTTTTSTNPPTSSEGTLGLAFSLNQTFTSDLSDSSSAAFKSLAASVVKEVNKVGQKVYGSSYSRSIVNKFTSGSVDVDMTLVFTNKNSVPSASNATSEFSSELTSSSSSLNIVSGSVRATSSSSSTAAPNVTATPTAAPTAAPNATAASTAAPTAAPTAVPNATAASTAAPTAAPNATAASTAAPTAAPNATAAPTAASTAAPTTSTTTASTNPPTSSEGTLGLAFSLNQTFTSDLSDSSSAAFKSLAASVVKEVNKVGQKVYGSSYSRSIVNKFTSGSVDVDMTLVFTNKNSVPSASNATSEFSSELTSSSSSLNIVSGSVRATSSSSSTAAPNVTATPTAAPTAAPNATAAPTAAPTAAPNATAAPTAAPTVAPNATAAPTAAPTAASTVTSTSTTTTTTTATETTTTASTNPPTSSEGTLGLTFSLNQTFTSDLSDSSSAAFKSLAASVVKELNKVGKRLYPLSFLRSIVNSFTSGSVVVNSTLVFKDSNSVPSASNATSQFSTELMSNSSSLNVIPGSVSAQSTSSSSSAPRPTMGSWAVFSLTLVAVAQIL; encoded by the exons ATGGAACATCAGCACCACCAAGGATTCACAACAATGGACACTTCAGCTGCAACCACAACAGCTACTCCACCACCAGAGCCAAAAATTAAGTTGGGATTCAAGTTGGAAGAGACATTTAAACCACAGCTTACAAACAAATCTTCACCAGAATTCAAAGAATTAGAAGACAAAGTAACCACAGCC CTCAATGCAGTGTATTCAGAAAAATTTGGCTCAAGCTTCAATCGAACTATCATCAAGAGCTTCAG TCAAGGTTCCGTGGTGGTAGATGCTGAGCTGATATTCAATAATGTAACCATGCTACCAAATGGCAGTTCTGCGGCTCAAACTTTGCAAGATGCTGTTTCCAGCTCAAATTTTTCCCTCAGTGTCAATGCAACATCTATTACTGCAGCAG TTGTGTTAGCACCGACTCAAGCCCCAGCCACAGTTGCACCTTCAACACTGATGAGTACAACTCCCACAACAG TCAATGCAACCTCAACACCAGTCAACATGACCTCACCACCACTCAACACAACCTCACCACCACTCAATGCAACCTCACCACTAGTCAACCCAACCTTACCACCATTCAATGCAACCTCAGCACCAGTCAACATGACCTCACCTCCACTCAACGCAACCTCACCACCAGTCAACATGTCCTCACCACCACCCAACGCAACCTCACCACCAGTCAACATGACCTCACCACCACTCAATGCAACCTCACCACTAGTCAACCCAACCTTACCACCATTCAATGCAACCTCAACACCACTCAACATGACTTCACAATCACTCAATGCAACCTCACCACTAGTCAACCCAACCTTACCACCATTCAATGCAACCTCAACACCAGTCAACATGACCTCACCACCACTCAACGCAACCTCACCATCACTCAATGCAACCTCACCACCAGTCAACATGACCTCACCACCACTCAACGCAACCTCACCACTAGTCAACCCAACCTCACCACCAGTCAACATGACCTCACCACCACTCAACGCAACCTCACCACCAGTCAACATGACCTCACCTCCACTCAATGCAACCTCACCACTAGTCAACCCAACCTCACCACCAGTCAACACAACCTCACCACCACTCAATGCAACCTCACCATTAGTCAACCCAACCTCACCACCAGTCAACATGACCTCACCACCACTCAACGCAACCTCACCACCAGTCAACATGACCTCACCTCCACTCAATGCAACCTCACCACTAGTCAACCCAACCTCACCACCAGTCAACACAACCTCACCACCACTCAATGCAACCTCACCACCAGTCAACATGACCTCACCACCACTCAACGCAACCTCACCATCACTCAATGCAACCTCACCACCAGTCAACATGACCTCACCACCACTCAACGCAACCTCACCATCACTCAATGCAACCCTACCACCAGTCAACATGACCTCACCACCACTCAACGCAACCTCACCACCAGTCAACATGACTTCACCACCACTCAACCCAACCTCACCACTAGTCAACCCAACCTCACCACCACTCAATGCAACCTCACCATTAGTCAACCCAACCTCACCACCAGTCAATGCAACCTCACCACCAGTCAATCCAACCTCACCACCACTCAACATGACTACACCACCAGTCAGTGCAACCTTACCACCTCCAGTTACCACAATTCAATTCCCAG GTAATGCAAGCTCTCCTCCTGTAAATGGAACATCGGCACCACCAAGAATCACAACAATGGGCACTTCAGCAGCAACCACAACAGCTACTCTACCACCAGAGCCAAAAATTAAGCTGGGATTCAAGTTGGAAGAGACATTTAAACCACAGCTTACAAACAAATCTTCACCAGAATTCAAAGAATTAGAAGACAAAGTAACCACAGCC CTCAATGCAGTGTATTCAGAAAAATTTGGCTCAAGCTTCAATCGAACTATCATCAAGAGCTTCAG TCAAGGTTCCGTGGTGGTAGATGCTGAGCTGATATTCAATAATGTAACCATGCTACCAAATGGCAGTTCTGTGGCTCAAACTTTGCAAGATGCTGTTTCCAGCTCAAATTTTTCCCTCAGTGTCAATGCAACATCTATTACTGCAGCAG ttgtgttAGCACCGACTCAAGCCCCAGCCACAGTTGCACCTTCAACACTGATGAGTACAACTCCCACAACAG TCAATGCAACCTCAACACCAGTCAACATGACCTCACCACCACTCAACGCAACCTCACCATCACTCAATGCAACCTCACCACCAGTCAACATGACCTCACCACCACTCAACGCAACCTCACCACTAGTCAACCCAACCTCACCACCAGTCAACATGACCTCACCACCACTCAACACAACCTCACCACCAGTCAACATGACCTCACCTCCACTCAATGCAACCTCACCACTAGTCAACCCAACCTCACCACCAGTCAACATGACCTCACCACCACTCAACACAACCTCACCACCAGTCAACATCACCTCACCTCCACTCAACGCAACCTCACCACTAGTCAACCCAACCTCACCACCAGTCAACGTGACCTCACCACCACTCAACGCAACCTCACCACCAGTCTCAACCATGTCACCTCTAG GTAATGCAACCTCCCAACCAATAACTGGAACATCAGCACAACCAGTTATCACAACTGTTATCACAACTCAGACAACAACAGATGCCCCATCTGCAGAATCAAAGATCATGTTGGGATTTAAGTTGAAGCAAACTTTTACAAAACAACTTGCAAACCAATCCTCTGATGAGTTCAAAGCATTGGCAAACAAAGTAAAAAGGACA CTTGATGATGTCTATTCAAAACAATATGGAAGTCGTTTCCTTCGATCTGAGATAAACTCTTTCAG TGAAGGTTCAGTTGTGGTAAATGCTGAGCTAATATTCCAAAATGCCAGCTCAGTCCCAGAAAACAGTGCTGTGGCAAATGTACTGGCGGAGGCAGCGTCCAACAGTTCCAACTTCTCCATTCCACTGAATGTAACAAGCATTGTTGCAACAA GAATAAGTACACCAACAGCCGCACCTACATCTGTTCCTACTATGCCTATCACCTCAGCTGCTGTCAATGCTACAGCTGCTCCATCTGCTGCCCCTAATGCTACAACTGTCCTGACTACAGTTCCAACTGCTGCTCCCAATGTTACAGCTCCTCCAACCGCTGCTCCTAATGCAACAGCTGCCCCTACAGCTGCTTCCACAGCTGCACCAACTACGTCAACCACCACTACATCAACAAATCCTCCTACATCCAGTGAGGGAACCCTGGGTCTTGCATTCAGTCTCAACCAAACATTTACATCAGATCTCTCAGACTCATCCTCAGCTGCATTTAAGTCTTTAGCTGCATCAGTGGTCAAAGAG GTAAACAAAGTAGGTCAAAAGGTGTATGGATCATCTTACAGTCGCTCTATTGTCAACAAGTTCAC gagtGGATCAGTGGATGTCGACATGACTCTTGTGTTCACTAATAAAAACTCAGTTCCTTCAGCAAGCAATGCAACTTCAGAATTCAGCAGTGAACTCACTAGCAGCTCTTCCTCCCTGAACATTGTATCAGGCAGTGTTCGTGCAA cttcctcttcttcttccaccGCTGCACCTAATGTTACAGCCACcccaactgcagctccaactgcaGCTCCTAATGCTACAGCTGCttcaactgcagctccaactgcagctccaactgcaGTTCCTAATGCTACAGCTGCttcaactgcagctccaactgctGCTCCTAATGCTACAGCTGCttcaactgcagctccaactgcaGCTCCTAATGCAACAGCTGCCCCTACAGCTGCTTCCACAGCTGCACCAACTACGTCAACCACCACTGCATCAACAAATCCTCCTACATCCAGTGAGGGAACCCTGGGTCTTGCATTCAGTCTCAACCAAACATTTACATCAGATCTCTCAGACTCATCCTCAGCTGCATTTAAGTCTTTAGCTGCATCAGTGGTCAAAGAG GTAAACAAAGTAGGTCAAAAGGTGTATGGATCATCTTACAGTCGCTCTATTGTCAACAAGTTCAC gagtGGATCAGTGGATGTCGACATGACTCTTGTGTTCACTAATAAAAACTCAGTTCCTTCAGCAAGCAATGCAACTTCAGAATTCAGCAGTGAACTCACTAGCAGCTCTTCCTCCCTGAACATTGTATCAGGCAGTGTTCGTGCAA cttcctcttcttcttccaccGCTGCACCTAATGTTACAGCCACcccaactgcagctccaactgcaGCTCCTAATgctacagctgctccaactgcagctccaactgcaGCTCCTAATgctacagctgccccaactgcagctccaactgtTGCTCCTAATgctacagctgccccaactgcagctccaactgcgGCTTCTACTGTGACATCCACTTCCACCACTACAACAACTACGACAGCTACAGAAACCACCACCACTGCATCAACAAATCCTCCTACATCCAGTGAGGGAACCCTGGGTCTTACATTCAGTCTCAACCAAACATTTACATCAGATCTCTCAGACTCATCCTCAGCTGCATTTAAGTCTTTAGCTGCATCAGTGGTCAAAGAG TTAAACAAAGTGGGGAAAAGGCTGTATCCATTATCCTTCCTTCGCTCCATCGTTAACTCATTCAC GAGTGGATCAGTAGTCGTCAACTCAACTCTTGTGTTCAAAGATAGTAACTCAGTTCCCTCTGCAAGCAATGCAACTTCACAATTCAGCACTGAACTTATGAGCAACTCTTCCTCCCTGAACGTTATACCAGGCAGTGTTTCTGCAC AGTCAACATCTTCATCAAGCAGTGCTCCTCGGCCCACGATGGGCTCATGGGCAGTCTTTTCACTAACACTGGTGGCTGTGGCACAGATTCTATAG
- the LOC108896473 gene encoding mucin-5AC isoform X15: MEHQHHQGFTTMDTSAATTTATPPPEPKIKLGFKLEETFKPQLTNKSSPEFKELEDKVTTALNAVYSEKFGSSFNRTIIKSFSQGSVVVDAELIFNNVTMLPNGSSAAQTLQDAVSSSNFSLSVNATSITAAVVLAPTQAPATVAPSTLMSTTPTTVNATSTPVNMTSPPLNTTSPPLNATSPLVNPTLPPFNATSAPVNMTSPPLNATSPPVNMSSPPPNATSPPVNMTSPPLNATSPLVNPTLPPFNATSTPLNMTSQSLNATSPLVNPTLPPFNATSTPVNMTSPPLNATSPSLNATSPPVNMTSPPLNATSPLVNPTSPPVNMTSPPLNATSPPVNMTSPPLNATSPLVNPTSPPVNTTSPPLNATSPLVNPTSPPVNMTSPPLNATSPPVNMTSPPLNATSPLVNPTSPPVNTTSPPLNATSPPVNMTSPPLNATSPSLNATSPPVNMTSPPLNATSPSLNATLPPVNMTSPPLNATSPPVNMTSPPLNPTSPLVNPTSPPLNATSPLVNPTSPPVNATSPPVNPTSPPLNMTTPPVSATLPPPVTTIQFPGNASSPPVNGTSAPPRITTMGTSAATTTATLPPEPKIKLGFKLEETFKPQLTNKSSPEFKELEDKVTTALNAVYSEKFGSSFNRTIIKSFSQGSVVVDAELIFNNVTMLPNGSSAAQTLQDAVSSSNFSLSVNATSITAAVVLAPTQAPATVAPSTLMSTTPTTVNPTSPPLNMTTPPVSATLPPPVTTIQFPGNASSPPVNGTSAPPRITTMGTSAATTTATLPPEPKIKLGFKLEETFKPQLTNKSSPEFKELEDKVTTALNAVYSEKFGSSFNRTIIKSFSQGSVVVDAELIFNNVTMLPNGSSVAQTLQDAVSSSNFSLSVNATSITAAVVLAPTQAPATVAPSTLMSTTPTTVNATSTPVNMTSPPLNATSPSLNATSPPVNMTSPPLNATSPLVNPTSPPVNMTSPPLNTTSPPVNMTSPPLNATSPLVNPTSPPVNMTSPPLNTTSPPVNITSPPLNATSPLVNPTSPPVNVTSPPLNATSPPVSTMSPLGNATSQPITGTSAQPVITTVITTQTTTDAPSAESKIMLGFKLKQTFTKQLANQSSDEFKALANKVKRTLDDVYSKQYGSRFLRSEINSFSEGSVVVNAELIFQNASSVPENSAVANVLAEAASNSSNFSIPLNVTSIVATRISTPTAAPTSVPTMPITSAAVNATAAPSAAPNATTVLTTVPTAAPNVTAPPTAAPNATAAPTAASTAAPTTSTTTTSTNPPTSSEGTLGLAFSLNQTFTSDLSDSSSAAFKSLAASVVKEVNKVGQKVYGSSYSRSIVNKFTSGSVDVDMTLVFTNKNSVPSASNATSEFSSELTSSSSSLNIVSGSVRATSSSSSTAAPNVTATPTAAPTAAPNATAAPTAAPTAAPNATAAPTAAPTVAPNATAAPTAAPTAASTVTSTSTTTTTTTATETTTTASTNPPTSSEGTLGLTFSLNQTFTSDLSDSSSAAFKSLAASVVKELNKVGKRLYPLSFLRSIVNSFTSGSVVVNSTLVFKDSNSVPSASNATSQFSTELMSNSSSLNVIPGSVSAQSTSSSSSAPRPTMGSWAVFSLTLVAVAQIL, from the exons ATGGAACATCAGCACCACCAAGGATTCACAACAATGGACACTTCAGCTGCAACCACAACAGCTACTCCACCACCAGAGCCAAAAATTAAGTTGGGATTCAAGTTGGAAGAGACATTTAAACCACAGCTTACAAACAAATCTTCACCAGAATTCAAAGAATTAGAAGACAAAGTAACCACAGCC CTCAATGCAGTGTATTCAGAAAAATTTGGCTCAAGCTTCAATCGAACTATCATCAAGAGCTTCAG TCAAGGTTCCGTGGTGGTAGATGCTGAGCTGATATTCAATAATGTAACCATGCTACCAAATGGCAGTTCTGCGGCTCAAACTTTGCAAGATGCTGTTTCCAGCTCAAATTTTTCCCTCAGTGTCAATGCAACATCTATTACTGCAGCAG TTGTGTTAGCACCGACTCAAGCCCCAGCCACAGTTGCACCTTCAACACTGATGAGTACAACTCCCACAACAG TCAATGCAACCTCAACACCAGTCAACATGACCTCACCACCACTCAACACAACCTCACCACCACTCAATGCAACCTCACCACTAGTCAACCCAACCTTACCACCATTCAATGCAACCTCAGCACCAGTCAACATGACCTCACCTCCACTCAACGCAACCTCACCACCAGTCAACATGTCCTCACCACCACCCAACGCAACCTCACCACCAGTCAACATGACCTCACCACCACTCAATGCAACCTCACCACTAGTCAACCCAACCTTACCACCATTCAATGCAACCTCAACACCACTCAACATGACTTCACAATCACTCAATGCAACCTCACCACTAGTCAACCCAACCTTACCACCATTCAATGCAACCTCAACACCAGTCAACATGACCTCACCACCACTCAACGCAACCTCACCATCACTCAATGCAACCTCACCACCAGTCAACATGACCTCACCACCACTCAACGCAACCTCACCACTAGTCAACCCAACCTCACCACCAGTCAACATGACCTCACCACCACTCAACGCAACCTCACCACCAGTCAACATGACCTCACCTCCACTCAATGCAACCTCACCACTAGTCAACCCAACCTCACCACCAGTCAACACAACCTCACCACCACTCAATGCAACCTCACCATTAGTCAACCCAACCTCACCACCAGTCAACATGACCTCACCACCACTCAACGCAACCTCACCACCAGTCAACATGACCTCACCTCCACTCAATGCAACCTCACCACTAGTCAACCCAACCTCACCACCAGTCAACACAACCTCACCACCACTCAATGCAACCTCACCACCAGTCAACATGACCTCACCACCACTCAACGCAACCTCACCATCACTCAATGCAACCTCACCACCAGTCAACATGACCTCACCACCACTCAACGCAACCTCACCATCACTCAATGCAACCCTACCACCAGTCAACATGACCTCACCACCACTCAACGCAACCTCACCACCAGTCAACATGACTTCACCACCACTCAACCCAACCTCACCACTAGTCAACCCAACCTCACCACCACTCAATGCAACCTCACCATTAGTCAACCCAACCTCACCACCAGTCAATGCAACCTCACCACCAGTCAATCCAACCTCACCACCACTCAACATGACTACACCACCAGTCAGTGCAACCTTACCACCTCCAGTTACCACAATTCAATTCCCAG GTAATGCAAGCTCTCCTCCTGTAAATGGAACATCGGCACCACCAAGAATCACAACAATGGGCACTTCAGCAGCAACCACAACAGCTACTCTACCACCAGAGCCAAAAATTAAGCTGGGATTCAAGTTGGAAGAGACATTTAAACCACAGCTTACAAACAAATCTTCACCAGAATTCAAAGAATTAGAAGACAAAGTAACCACAGCC CTCAATGCAGTGTATTCAGAAAAATTTGGCTCAAGCTTCAATCGAACTATCATCAAGAGCTTCAG TCAAGGTTCCGTGGTGGTAGATGCTGAGCTGATATTCAATAATGTAACCATGCTACCAAATGGCAGTTCTGCGGCTCAAACTTTGCAAGATGCTGTTTCCAGCTCAAATTTTTCCCTCAGTGTCAATGCAACATCTATTACTGCAGCAG TTGTGTTAGCACCGACTCAAGCCCCAGCCACAGTTGCACCTTCAACACTGATGAGTACAACTCCCACAACAG TCAATCCAACCTCACCACCACTCAACATGACTACACCACCAGTCAGTGCAACCTTACCACCTCCAGTTACCACAATTCAATTCCCAG GTAATGCAAGCTCTCCTCCTGTAAATGGAACATCGGCACCACCAAGAATCACAACAATGGGCACTTCAGCAGCAACCACAACAGCTACTCTACCACCAGAGCCAAAAATTAAGCTGGGATTCAAGTTGGAAGAGACATTTAAACCACAGCTTACAAACAAATCTTCACCAGAATTCAAAGAATTAGAAGACAAAGTAACCACAGCC CTCAATGCAGTGTATTCAGAAAAATTTGGCTCAAGCTTCAATCGAACTATCATCAAGAGCTTCAG TCAAGGTTCCGTGGTGGTAGATGCTGAGCTGATATTCAATAATGTAACCATGCTACCAAATGGCAGTTCTGTGGCTCAAACTTTGCAAGATGCTGTTTCCAGCTCAAATTTTTCCCTCAGTGTCAATGCAACATCTATTACTGCAGCAG ttgtgttAGCACCGACTCAAGCCCCAGCCACAGTTGCACCTTCAACACTGATGAGTACAACTCCCACAACAG TCAATGCAACCTCAACACCAGTCAACATGACCTCACCACCACTCAACGCAACCTCACCATCACTCAATGCAACCTCACCACCAGTCAACATGACCTCACCACCACTCAACGCAACCTCACCACTAGTCAACCCAACCTCACCACCAGTCAACATGACCTCACCACCACTCAACACAACCTCACCACCAGTCAACATGACCTCACCTCCACTCAATGCAACCTCACCACTAGTCAACCCAACCTCACCACCAGTCAACATGACCTCACCACCACTCAACACAACCTCACCACCAGTCAACATCACCTCACCTCCACTCAACGCAACCTCACCACTAGTCAACCCAACCTCACCACCAGTCAACGTGACCTCACCACCACTCAACGCAACCTCACCACCAGTCTCAACCATGTCACCTCTAG GTAATGCAACCTCCCAACCAATAACTGGAACATCAGCACAACCAGTTATCACAACTGTTATCACAACTCAGACAACAACAGATGCCCCATCTGCAGAATCAAAGATCATGTTGGGATTTAAGTTGAAGCAAACTTTTACAAAACAACTTGCAAACCAATCCTCTGATGAGTTCAAAGCATTGGCAAACAAAGTAAAAAGGACA CTTGATGATGTCTATTCAAAACAATATGGAAGTCGTTTCCTTCGATCTGAGATAAACTCTTTCAG TGAAGGTTCAGTTGTGGTAAATGCTGAGCTAATATTCCAAAATGCCAGCTCAGTCCCAGAAAACAGTGCTGTGGCAAATGTACTGGCGGAGGCAGCGTCCAACAGTTCCAACTTCTCCATTCCACTGAATGTAACAAGCATTGTTGCAACAA GAATAAGTACACCAACAGCCGCACCTACATCTGTTCCTACTATGCCTATCACCTCAGCTGCTGTCAATGCTACAGCTGCTCCATCTGCTGCCCCTAATGCTACAACTGTCCTGACTACAGTTCCAACTGCTGCTCCCAATGTTACAGCTCCTCCAACCGCTGCTCCTAATGCAACAGCTGCCCCTACAGCTGCTTCCACAGCTGCACCAACTACGTCAACCACCACTACATCAACAAATCCTCCTACATCCAGTGAGGGAACCCTGGGTCTTGCATTCAGTCTCAACCAAACATTTACATCAGATCTCTCAGACTCATCCTCAGCTGCATTTAAGTCTTTAGCTGCATCAGTGGTCAAAGAG GTAAACAAAGTAGGTCAAAAGGTGTATGGATCATCTTACAGTCGCTCTATTGTCAACAAGTTCAC gagtGGATCAGTGGATGTCGACATGACTCTTGTGTTCACTAATAAAAACTCAGTTCCTTCAGCAAGCAATGCAACTTCAGAATTCAGCAGTGAACTCACTAGCAGCTCTTCCTCCCTGAACATTGTATCAGGCAGTGTTCGTGCAA cttcctcttcttcttccaccGCTGCACCTAATGTTACAGCCACcccaactgcagctccaactgcaGCTCCTAATgctacagctgctccaactgcagctccaactgcaGCTCCTAATgctacagctgccccaactgcagctccaactgtTGCTCCTAATgctacagctgccccaactgcagctccaactgcgGCTTCTACTGTGACATCCACTTCCACCACTACAACAACTACGACAGCTACAGAAACCACCACCACTGCATCAACAAATCCTCCTACATCCAGTGAGGGAACCCTGGGTCTTACATTCAGTCTCAACCAAACATTTACATCAGATCTCTCAGACTCATCCTCAGCTGCATTTAAGTCTTTAGCTGCATCAGTGGTCAAAGAG TTAAACAAAGTGGGGAAAAGGCTGTATCCATTATCCTTCCTTCGCTCCATCGTTAACTCATTCAC GAGTGGATCAGTAGTCGTCAACTCAACTCTTGTGTTCAAAGATAGTAACTCAGTTCCCTCTGCAAGCAATGCAACTTCACAATTCAGCACTGAACTTATGAGCAACTCTTCCTCCCTGAACGTTATACCAGGCAGTGTTTCTGCAC AGTCAACATCTTCATCAAGCAGTGCTCCTCGGCCCACGATGGGCTCATGGGCAGTCTTTTCACTAACACTGGTGGCTGTGGCACAGATTCTATAG